In the genome of Capra hircus breed San Clemente chromosome 17, ASM170441v1, whole genome shotgun sequence, one region contains:
- the LARP1B gene encoding la-related protein 1B isoform X4 has translation MSARVPVPAAHPREEPPAAAAERESLAAAASRQAEQLAPLEREGKEAAREERAATATSAGARGEPSPAPVLGHSVPQAAVPVKPLALHLAHKARGPGGPFGGEPPRPLPRDPPAENAREEEAAASSEEKLQPPPPPPKENPWTRKPPQHLSPAGTGPLPLLPLETLEAELSSPKIIKAGKLKTKKSNKASDFSDMANWPTPSELVNTECQNVISQGNKKPQNRKEREDKVEKRSVNNESRENRETKLDGPGENVSEDEAQLSNQRKRANKHRWVPLHLEDVRPESQERPGSRNSSRCQPEANKSSHNNRRNDTQSWRREREKRDDQDEVSSVRSEGGNIRGSFRGRGRGRGRGRGRGNPRLNFDYSYGYREHDERTDQPFQTEPNASMMYYYDDGTGVQVYPVEEAVLKEYIKRQIEYYFSIENLERDFFLRRKMDEQGFLPISLIAGFHRVQALTTNLNLILEALKDSTEVEIVDEKMRKKIEPEKWPIPGPPPRSVPQTDFSQLIDCPEFVPGQAFGSHTESAPNSPRIGSPLTLKKNAETSNLQGMSRGLSTSLPNLDSEPWIEVKKRHHPSPVKLKEPPSLPEEASNQLYLPDEQEQEELDFFFDEEMEQIEGQKNTFTDWSDNDSDYEIDDQDLNKILIVTQTPPYMRKHPGGDRTGYHMSQAKITSELAKVINDGLYYYEQDLWMEEYENKHTAIKDLFESLLQFFILNFTQPPGIYPSY, from the exons ATGTCTGCTCGCGTTCCAGTGCCCGCCGCTCACCCTCGGGAGGAGCCTCCCGCGGCAGCAGCTGAGAGGGAGTCGCTGGCGGCCGCGGCGAGCCGGCAGGCCGAGCAGCTAGCCCCGCTCGAACGGGAGGGCAAGGAAGCGGCGAGGGAGGAGAGGGCCGCGACCGCCACCAGCGCGGGGGCGCGGGGTGAGCCGTCGCCGGCGCCGGTGCTGGGACACAGCGTGCCTCAGGCGGCGGTGCCTGTGAAGCCCCTGGCGCTGCACCTGGCGCACAAGGCGCGCGGGCCAGGGGGCCCCTTTGGCGGGGAGCCGCCGCGACCGCTGCCGCGGGACCCGCCGGCCGAGAACGCCCGGGAGGAGGAGGCAGCGGCCAGCTCTGAGGAAAAgctgcagccgccgccgccgccgccgaagGAGAATCCCTGGACCAGAAAGCCTCCTCAGCACCTGTCCCCCGCTGGGACGGGGCCTCTGCCGTTGCTCCCACTGGAAACCTTGGAGGCAG agcTCAGTTCCCCCAAAATTATAAAAGCAGGAAAACTCAAGACAAAGAAATCCAATAAG GCTAGTGATTTCAGCGATATGGCAAACTGGCCAACACCAAGTGAATTAGTGAACACTGAA TGTCAGAATGTCATCAGTCAAGGAAATAAGAAGccacaaaatagaaaagaaagagaagacaagGTTGAAAAGAGAAGTGTTAACAATGAAAGCAGAGAAAACCGGGAAACAAAATTAGATGGTCCTGGTGAAAATGTCAGTGAGGATGAGGCTCAGTTAAGCAATCAACGAAAAAGAG ctAATAAGCACAGATGGGTACCACTGCACTTAGAAGATGTAAGACCAGAGAGTCAAGAAAGACCAGGGTCCCGGAATAGCTCAAGATGTCAACCTGAAGCAAATAAATCATCACATAACAATAGGAGAAATGACACACAAA gttgGAGGcgtgaaagagaaaagagagatgatCAAGATGAAGTTTCTAGTGTGAGAAGTGAGGGTGGTAATATCCGAGGCTCCTTTAGAGGACGAGGCCGAGGACGAGGAAGAGGCCGGGGCAGAGGAAATCCTCGAT TGAACTTTGATTATTCATATGGTTATCGAGAACATGATGAAAGGACTGATCAACCATTTCAAACAGAGCCTAATGCCAGTATGATGTATTACTATGATGACGGTACAGGTGTGCAGGTGTATCCTGTGGAAGAAGCAGTGCTCAAAGAGTATATTAAGCGCCAAAT tgagtATTACTTCAGTATAGAAAATTTGGAACGGGATTTCTTTCTTAGGAGAAAGATGGATGAGCAAGGTTTCTTGCCTATTTCCCTGATTGCTGGTTTCCACCGTGTTCAGGCTCTCACTACAAACCTTAATCTCATTTTGGAG GCACTGAAAGATAGCACAGAAGTGGAAATTGtggatgagaaaatgagaaaaaagatagAACCAGAAAAATGGCCGATTCCAGGCCCCCCTCCACGGAGTGTGCCACAAACGGACTTCTCTCAACTGATTGATTGCCCAGAATTCGTACCAGGGCAAGCCTTTGGTTCACATACAG AGtctgccccaaattctccaagaatTGGAAGTCCACTGACCctaaagaaaaatgcagaaacaagTAATCTTCAAGGAATGTCTAGAGGTTTATCTACCAGTTTGCCCAACTTGGATTCAGAACCTTGGATAGAAGTAAAAAAGAGACATCATCCATCCCCAGTGAAACTGAAG GAACCACCATCTCTTCCTGAAGAGGCATCAAATCAACTATATCTTCCAGATGAACAAGAACAAGAAGAACTTGATTTTTTCTTTGATGAAGAGATGGAACAAATAGAAGGTCAAAAAAACACATTTACTGATTGGTCTGATAATGATTCGGATTATGAAATTGATGATCAAGATTTAAATAAGATTTTGATTGTAACTCAGACACCTCCTTACATGAGAAAACATCCTGGAGGAGATCGAACAGGCTACCACATGTCTCAAGCAAAAATTACATCTGAACTTGCTAAAGTTATCAACGATGGTTTATATTATTATGAGCAGGATCTGTGGATGGaagaatatgaaaacaaacacacagcCATAAAG GACCTGTTTGAAAGTTTGCTCCAGTTTTTCATCTTGAATTTCACCCAACCTCCTGGTATCTACCCCAGTTACTAA
- the LARP1B gene encoding la-related protein 1B isoform X5, with product MSARVPVPAAHPREEPPAAAAERESLAAAASRQAEQLAPLEREGKEAAREERAATATSAGARGEPSPAPVLGHSVPQAAVPVKPLALHLAHKARGPGGPFGGEPPRPLPRDPPAENAREEEAAASSEEKLQPPPPPPKENPWTRKPPQHLSPAGTGPLPLLPLETLEAELSSPKIIKAGKLKTKKSNKASDFSDMANWPTPSELVNTECQNVISQGNKKPQNRKEREDKVEKRSVNNESRENRETKLDGPGENVSEDEAQLSNQRKRANKHRWVPLHLEDVRPESQERPGSRNSSRCQPEANKSSHNNRRNDTQSWRREREKRDDQDEVSSVRSEGGNIRGSFRGRGRGRGRGRGRGNPRLNFDYSYGYREHDERTDQPFQTEPNASMMYYYDDGTGVQVYPVEEAVLKEYIKRQIEYYFSIENLERDFFLRRKMDEQGFLPISLIAGFHRVQALTTNLNLILEALKDSTEVEIVDEKMRKKIEPEKWPIPGPPPRSVPQTDFSQLIDCPEFVPGQAFGSHTVRVMIY from the exons ATGTCTGCTCGCGTTCCAGTGCCCGCCGCTCACCCTCGGGAGGAGCCTCCCGCGGCAGCAGCTGAGAGGGAGTCGCTGGCGGCCGCGGCGAGCCGGCAGGCCGAGCAGCTAGCCCCGCTCGAACGGGAGGGCAAGGAAGCGGCGAGGGAGGAGAGGGCCGCGACCGCCACCAGCGCGGGGGCGCGGGGTGAGCCGTCGCCGGCGCCGGTGCTGGGACACAGCGTGCCTCAGGCGGCGGTGCCTGTGAAGCCCCTGGCGCTGCACCTGGCGCACAAGGCGCGCGGGCCAGGGGGCCCCTTTGGCGGGGAGCCGCCGCGACCGCTGCCGCGGGACCCGCCGGCCGAGAACGCCCGGGAGGAGGAGGCAGCGGCCAGCTCTGAGGAAAAgctgcagccgccgccgccgccgccgaagGAGAATCCCTGGACCAGAAAGCCTCCTCAGCACCTGTCCCCCGCTGGGACGGGGCCTCTGCCGTTGCTCCCACTGGAAACCTTGGAGGCAG agcTCAGTTCCCCCAAAATTATAAAAGCAGGAAAACTCAAGACAAAGAAATCCAATAAG GCTAGTGATTTCAGCGATATGGCAAACTGGCCAACACCAAGTGAATTAGTGAACACTGAA TGTCAGAATGTCATCAGTCAAGGAAATAAGAAGccacaaaatagaaaagaaagagaagacaagGTTGAAAAGAGAAGTGTTAACAATGAAAGCAGAGAAAACCGGGAAACAAAATTAGATGGTCCTGGTGAAAATGTCAGTGAGGATGAGGCTCAGTTAAGCAATCAACGAAAAAGAG ctAATAAGCACAGATGGGTACCACTGCACTTAGAAGATGTAAGACCAGAGAGTCAAGAAAGACCAGGGTCCCGGAATAGCTCAAGATGTCAACCTGAAGCAAATAAATCATCACATAACAATAGGAGAAATGACACACAAA gttgGAGGcgtgaaagagaaaagagagatgatCAAGATGAAGTTTCTAGTGTGAGAAGTGAGGGTGGTAATATCCGAGGCTCCTTTAGAGGACGAGGCCGAGGACGAGGAAGAGGCCGGGGCAGAGGAAATCCTCGAT TGAACTTTGATTATTCATATGGTTATCGAGAACATGATGAAAGGACTGATCAACCATTTCAAACAGAGCCTAATGCCAGTATGATGTATTACTATGATGACGGTACAGGTGTGCAGGTGTATCCTGTGGAAGAAGCAGTGCTCAAAGAGTATATTAAGCGCCAAAT tgagtATTACTTCAGTATAGAAAATTTGGAACGGGATTTCTTTCTTAGGAGAAAGATGGATGAGCAAGGTTTCTTGCCTATTTCCCTGATTGCTGGTTTCCACCGTGTTCAGGCTCTCACTACAAACCTTAATCTCATTTTGGAG GCACTGAAAGATAGCACAGAAGTGGAAATTGtggatgagaaaatgagaaaaaagatagAACCAGAAAAATGGCCGATTCCAGGCCCCCCTCCACGGAGTGTGCCACAAACGGACTTCTCTCAACTGATTGATTGCCCAGAATTCGTACCAGGGCAAGCCTTTGGTTCACATACAG TCAGGGTGATGATCTACTGA